The Psychrobacter sp. LV10R520-6 genome includes a region encoding these proteins:
- a CDS encoding SPOR and LysM peptidoglycan-binding domain-containing protein, whose amino-acid sequence MNFSRQALLGIGMIIGGSVMLYAMLQQIGAGNDPEPTPAMVDKPRTEQASSQPLTIDIETEKRILAQKQKERAARVAEQEKRAQQFLMEQETAEAQALAKARAENQQYVENSTSTGGDSDSPEAAQNTSDGSQVKSSPDNTATNASLNDSDKSDTQKEAQALAKQKEVRKQAELKKQAEAKKLAESKKQAEAREQADAKRQAEAQATAKQKKQAEEKAAIEASKLEAAKSELPKSPTDYTVKSGDGLIKLARQNNMSVEALAQANNIASTTSLQVGQALTIPSRMQVQRLERDAANAQQAREDKRDAQEKLREARKEVKETDAKGSFGVQVALANNQTTADEMAKKFKSAGYQVKTSATSRGVRVIVGPERGKVAALALKDKINSDSKVNTTGAWVLYWR is encoded by the coding sequence ATGAATTTTTCGAGACAAGCCTTATTGGGCATTGGGATGATTATAGGTGGCAGCGTGATGTTATACGCCATGCTGCAGCAAATCGGTGCTGGAAATGATCCAGAGCCAACACCTGCTATGGTAGATAAACCGCGTACTGAGCAGGCATCGTCGCAGCCGTTGACGATAGATATTGAGACTGAAAAACGTATTTTGGCACAAAAACAAAAGGAACGTGCCGCCCGCGTGGCAGAGCAAGAAAAACGCGCGCAGCAGTTTTTGATGGAGCAAGAGACTGCCGAGGCGCAAGCTCTAGCCAAAGCACGTGCTGAAAACCAGCAGTATGTGGAAAACAGTACTTCAACTGGCGGCGATAGTGACAGTCCGGAAGCGGCACAAAATACTAGTGATGGGTCGCAAGTGAAATCTAGCCCCGATAATACGGCTACCAATGCGAGCTTAAATGACAGTGATAAGAGCGACACACAAAAAGAAGCACAAGCACTTGCTAAGCAAAAAGAGGTTAGAAAGCAAGCAGAGCTTAAAAAACAAGCCGAAGCCAAAAAATTAGCAGAGAGCAAAAAACAGGCTGAGGCTAGAGAACAAGCGGACGCTAAGAGACAGGCTGAAGCGCAAGCAACAGCCAAGCAAAAAAAGCAAGCTGAAGAAAAGGCAGCCATTGAAGCGTCTAAACTAGAAGCCGCTAAATCAGAACTGCCTAAGTCGCCTACCGATTATACCGTCAAAAGCGGTGATGGTCTGATAAAGCTCGCGCGACAAAATAACATGTCTGTTGAGGCGCTAGCACAAGCTAATAATATTGCGTCGACTACCTCTCTGCAGGTTGGGCAGGCGTTGACCATTCCTTCCCGTATGCAAGTTCAACGTCTAGAGCGTGACGCGGCGAATGCCCAGCAAGCACGTGAAGACAAGCGCGATGCCCAAGAAAAACTACGCGAGGCACGTAAAGAAGTCAAAGAAACGGACGCTAAAGGCAGCTTTGGGGTACAGGTTGCCTTGGCGAACAATCAAACCACTGCGGATGAGATGGCAAAGAAGTTTAAATCAGCGGGTTATCAGGTCAAGACTAGCGCTACCAGCCGCGGCGTACGAGTCATCGTTGGTCCTGAACGCGGCAAAGTTGCTGCGTTAGCGTTAAAAGATAAAATCAATAGCGACTCTAAGGTTAATACTACTGGTGCTTGGGTGCTCTACTGGCGCTAA
- a CDS encoding DUF2726 domain-containing protein produces MSFGIIFLILAVGFLGLIALPKLTAKRQSASKNSEPDPKPVRGDELAIWPFALMPIMTDTEVIFFHKLKNALPEYHIFVQVQLSRIIEANSDETSERSFWFNRICRQSVDYVVVDHDAQTTLVAIELDDWTHSSKSRQKADDKKDKALASAGIPIVRFHAERMPSADMLRYELTQVIETY; encoded by the coding sequence ATGTCATTTGGCATTATATTTTTAATCTTGGCTGTTGGGTTCTTAGGTTTGATTGCCTTACCCAAACTAACAGCAAAGCGTCAGTCCGCTTCTAAAAATTCCGAGCCTGATCCAAAACCTGTTCGTGGTGATGAGCTGGCTATTTGGCCATTTGCGCTCATGCCTATCATGACCGATACCGAAGTCATATTTTTTCATAAACTAAAAAACGCCCTACCGGAATATCATATCTTTGTCCAAGTCCAGCTGTCACGCATTATTGAGGCCAATAGTGATGAGACCTCTGAACGTAGCTTTTGGTTTAATCGCATCTGCCGCCAGAGCGTAGATTATGTGGTCGTCGACCACGATGCTCAGACCACACTGGTCGCTATTGAGCTTGATGACTGGACCCACAGTAGTAAATCTCGCCAAAAAGCCGATGACAAAAAAGACAAAGCCCTTGCTAGTGCCGGTATTCCAATTGTGCGCTTTCATGCTGAGCGCATGCCTAGTGCTGATATGCTTCGGTATGAGCTGACGCAGGTTATTGAGACTTATTAG
- the gatA gene encoding Asp-tRNA(Asn)/Glu-tRNA(Gln) amidotransferase subunit GatA: MSDLHLLSTQQLITGLQDKQFSSLELTEHFIKRIDTLDSKINSFITYTSETARAQAQAADEMRAQGDKRPLLGVPMAHKDIFCTQGVLTTCGSKMLHNFVSPYDATIVTNITKAGMISLGKLNMDEFAMGSDNSSSYYGTVQNPWNLERVPGGSSGGSASAIAAGFVPVATGSDTGGSIRQPASFCGLTGIKPTYGRVSRFGMIAYASSLDQAGSLGRSAKDCAYLLQPMVGHDPRDATCIKHDIPDYVQDINEAEAQAGDKPFAGLRIGIAKEYFGKGLDAEVDKVVRAALQKYEELGATIVEVNITDPEITLATYYMLAPAEASSNLSRFDGVRFGYRCENPKDLIDLYTRSRSEGFGPEVQRRILMGTYALSAGYFDAYYIKAQKVRRLIIKDFDDAFANCDVIASPTAPTAAYKLSENLDPATMYLGDVYTIGVNLAGLPALSQPVGLTSEGLPVGLQLIGQHWQESQLLTTAHLFQQHTDHHLQHSAIAKETV, translated from the coding sequence ATGTCTGACCTTCATCTCTTAAGTACCCAGCAGCTGATTACAGGCTTACAAGACAAACAATTTAGCAGTCTTGAGCTGACCGAACACTTTATCAAACGTATTGACACTTTAGATAGTAAGATTAATAGCTTTATCACTTATACCTCTGAGACCGCGCGTGCACAAGCGCAAGCCGCAGACGAAATGCGCGCGCAAGGCGATAAGCGTCCGCTACTTGGCGTCCCTATGGCGCATAAAGATATATTTTGTACTCAAGGGGTGCTGACCACCTGCGGCTCTAAAATGCTACACAATTTTGTCTCACCTTATGACGCTACTATCGTGACCAACATTACTAAGGCCGGCATGATTAGCCTCGGCAAGCTCAATATGGATGAGTTCGCAATGGGCTCGGACAATAGCAGCTCTTATTATGGCACAGTGCAAAATCCGTGGAATCTTGAGCGCGTCCCTGGCGGCTCATCAGGTGGTAGCGCATCAGCCATCGCAGCAGGATTTGTACCAGTAGCAACGGGTAGTGATACCGGCGGCTCTATTCGTCAACCCGCATCCTTTTGTGGTTTAACGGGTATTAAGCCCACTTATGGTCGAGTATCGCGTTTTGGTATGATTGCCTACGCCTCAAGTTTGGATCAAGCAGGCAGCTTAGGTCGCAGCGCTAAAGATTGTGCTTATCTATTACAGCCCATGGTCGGTCATGACCCACGTGATGCCACTTGCATTAAGCACGACATCCCCGACTACGTGCAAGATATCAATGAGGCCGAAGCGCAAGCAGGCGATAAGCCATTCGCTGGTCTGCGTATTGGAATTGCCAAAGAATATTTCGGTAAAGGACTAGATGCCGAAGTCGACAAAGTGGTACGTGCGGCATTACAGAAGTATGAGGAACTTGGTGCGACGATTGTCGAAGTTAATATCACTGACCCCGAAATCACTCTTGCTACTTACTATATGCTAGCACCTGCTGAAGCCTCTTCAAACTTATCGCGCTTCGATGGCGTGCGTTTCGGCTATCGCTGTGAAAATCCAAAAGACTTAATCGATTTATACACGCGCTCACGCTCTGAAGGCTTTGGCCCTGAAGTCCAGCGCCGTATCTTGATGGGGACTTATGCTTTATCTGCTGGGTATTTTGATGCTTATTATATCAAAGCCCAAAAAGTGCGCCGCTTAATCATCAAAGACTTCGATGATGCCTTTGCCAACTGTGATGTGATTGCCAGTCCAACGGCACCAACAGCCGCTTATAAGCTTAGCGAAAATTTAGACCCTGCCACGATGTATCTGGGCGACGTTTATACCATTGGGGTCAACCTTGCTGGTTTGCCTGCACTGAGTCAACCAGTTGGCTTGACCTCTGAGGGTCTGCCCGTTGGTTTACAGCTAATCGGACAGCATTGGCAAGAGAGCCAATTGCTCACTACCGCGCATCTGTTCCAGCAGCATACTGATCATCATCTACAACACTCTGCCATTGCTAAGGAGACGGTATAA
- a CDS encoding DUF1853 family protein codes for MSESIAQPSPTIMHPTVSSNAPWEEYQRPYVRDLAYVLACPNVLTEWLDFAPHQNNPTIAVHSPNFWQTQFEAYRERLNELDTTNAYQELTRYLLARPSPNRLGFHFEGLLSFWLEDGFARKLHHYEMLASNVQLFCGKQTSGELDLILYNHQDEITEHWELAIKFFMGSAPFVPVNWVGINSNDNLQRKMTHMQTKQFRTVWVDTKDHGRVKIDKRYGVIKGRFFLPTTVADFNYPDWLEPSFPMHRWLAIPDNQNSNITPEALNLDKNKIEDPTKDPVSNIETMTEPLSDITDIRRAHYIEWFTQRSFYNKNKTLPKVPSDLATLPQGLYFIQMSDQESYEPMVILHTDVNASQNILID; via the coding sequence ATGTCCGAGTCTATCGCTCAGCCCTCTCCTACTATTATGCATCCTACTGTTAGCAGTAATGCACCGTGGGAGGAATATCAACGACCTTACGTTCGTGATTTGGCTTACGTACTGGCCTGCCCCAATGTCTTAACTGAGTGGCTAGATTTTGCTCCCCATCAGAATAACCCAACGATTGCGGTTCATAGCCCGAACTTTTGGCAAACACAATTTGAAGCCTATCGCGAACGTTTAAATGAACTCGATACTACCAATGCCTATCAAGAGCTCACGCGCTATTTATTAGCTAGGCCAAGCCCCAATCGTTTGGGGTTTCATTTCGAGGGGCTATTATCATTTTGGTTGGAAGATGGTTTTGCGCGTAAGTTGCATCATTATGAGATGCTGGCGAGTAACGTCCAGTTATTCTGCGGTAAGCAGACTTCTGGTGAATTGGATTTAATTTTATACAATCATCAGGATGAGATAACTGAACATTGGGAATTAGCCATTAAGTTCTTTATGGGCTCAGCGCCATTTGTACCCGTCAATTGGGTCGGCATTAATTCTAATGACAACTTACAACGCAAGATGACTCACATGCAAACCAAGCAGTTTCGCACCGTGTGGGTGGACACCAAAGATCATGGGCGAGTTAAAATTGATAAGCGTTATGGGGTGATTAAGGGACGGTTTTTTTTGCCAACGACAGTAGCTGATTTTAATTATCCCGATTGGCTTGAGCCTAGCTTTCCTATGCATCGCTGGCTGGCTATCCCTGATAATCAAAATTCTAATATTACGCCGGAAGCTCTTAATCTAGATAAAAATAAAATCGAAGACCCAACTAAAGACCCAGTAAGCAACATCGAAACCATGACAGAACCTCTTAGCGATATTACAGATATACGCCGCGCTCACTATATTGAATGGTTTACCCAGCGCAGTTTTTATAATAAAAATAAGACCCTTCCTAAAGTGCCGTCTGATTTAGCGACTTTGCCGCAAGGGCTATACTTTATCCAAATGTCTGATCAAGAAAGCTATGAGCCAATGGTAATTTTGCACACTGATGTTAACGCTAGCCAAAATATTTTGATTGATTGA
- the gatB gene encoding Asp-tRNA(Asn)/Glu-tRNA(Gln) amidotransferase subunit GatB, whose amino-acid sequence MNSTTDNSTVHHDTVRKETLRSELLVDGYEVVIGIEIHCQLNTDSKIFSSAPTDFGHEPNTQASIVDLGLPGVLPVLNSGVVERALKFGIGVDAELGLFNTFDRKNYFYPDLPKGYQITQMANPIVGRGHIDVVINEGENNEYPKRMGITRAHLEEDAGKSVHDAVDGMTGVDLNRAGTPLIEIVSEPDMSSAFEALAYIKAIHQLVTWLGISDAIMAEGSFRCDCNVSVRKPGAALGTRTELKNLNSFRSIERAINREIERQIDIVEEGGQVVQATMLYDPDKDETRVMRTKEDANDYRYFPDPDLLPVRIEQHTVDTIRAAMPELPVARRARLENELELSEYDARILTDSRQLADYFEAVVDEVGQKHAKIAANWVMGELLGALNKDDKDITTTPISAIQLAGMLKRLFDDTLSGKLAKKAFSALYEREFGDADDAADQIIEAKGLKQETDTGAIKAIVEGVIANNEAMVEEYRGGKEKAFNGLVGQVMKASRGSANPQQVNQVLKELLG is encoded by the coding sequence ATGAACTCAACAACTGATAACAGCACCGTCCATCATGACACCGTCCGTAAAGAGACTTTGCGTTCAGAGCTATTGGTCGACGGCTATGAAGTGGTCATCGGTATTGAGATTCACTGTCAGCTCAATACCGACAGTAAGATCTTTTCCAGCGCTCCGACCGACTTCGGTCATGAACCGAATACCCAAGCGAGTATCGTAGATTTAGGTCTGCCCGGTGTCTTGCCAGTCCTCAATAGCGGCGTAGTAGAACGCGCGCTAAAATTCGGTATCGGTGTCGATGCCGAGCTGGGTTTATTTAATACCTTTGACCGTAAAAACTACTTCTATCCTGACTTGCCTAAAGGCTATCAAATCACGCAAATGGCCAACCCTATCGTTGGCCGTGGTCATATCGATGTGGTGATCAATGAAGGTGAGAACAACGAATATCCTAAGCGTATGGGTATCACTCGCGCTCATTTAGAAGAAGATGCAGGTAAGTCGGTACACGATGCCGTTGATGGTATGACGGGCGTCGACCTTAACCGTGCCGGCACGCCGCTGATTGAGATTGTCTCTGAGCCTGATATGAGCTCAGCGTTTGAAGCGCTAGCCTATATCAAAGCCATTCATCAATTGGTTACTTGGCTTGGTATCTCAGATGCCATCATGGCAGAAGGCTCATTCCGCTGTGATTGTAACGTCTCAGTGCGTAAGCCTGGCGCCGCTTTAGGTACGCGTACTGAACTCAAGAACCTGAACTCATTCCGTAGTATTGAACGTGCAATCAACCGTGAAATCGAACGTCAAATTGATATTGTCGAAGAAGGCGGTCAAGTCGTGCAAGCGACGATGCTTTATGATCCTGATAAAGACGAAACCCGCGTTATGCGTACTAAAGAAGACGCTAATGACTATCGTTATTTCCCTGACCCTGACTTGCTGCCTGTGCGCATTGAGCAGCATACGGTTGATACGATTAGAGCCGCCATGCCTGAGCTACCGGTTGCCCGCCGCGCACGGTTAGAGAATGAGCTTGAACTATCAGAATACGATGCCCGTATCTTAACAGACAGCCGTCAGCTTGCGGATTATTTTGAAGCTGTGGTTGATGAGGTCGGTCAAAAGCACGCCAAGATTGCCGCTAACTGGGTCATGGGTGAGTTGTTAGGCGCACTCAACAAAGACGATAAAGACATCACCACTACCCCTATCAGCGCCATACAATTGGCCGGTATGCTCAAACGACTCTTTGACGACACGCTATCAGGTAAGCTTGCTAAAAAAGCCTTTAGCGCGTTATATGAACGCGAATTTGGCGATGCCGATGATGCCGCTGATCAAATCATTGAAGCCAAAGGTCTTAAGCAAGAAACTGATACTGGCGCTATCAAAGCCATCGTTGAAGGTGTGATTGCCAACAATGAAGCTATGGTTGAAGAATATCGCGGTGGTAAGGAAAAAGCCTTTAACGGTCTGGTCGGGCAAGTGATGAAAGCCAGTCGTGGCAGCGCCAATCCACAACAGGTCAACCAAGTACTAAAAGAGTTATTGGGTTAA